A DNA window from Impatiens glandulifera chromosome 7, dImpGla2.1, whole genome shotgun sequence contains the following coding sequences:
- the LOC124910707 gene encoding PHD finger protein MALE STERILITY 1 has product MSHLDLGGCKKRKRGERVFKFKSFGGQGSPVEWTGSFWENVKALLEFGHLERDLCCGGMSCWSFQLEVHRHPPLSVLLFVVEEPVEESLHRHCKYCRYVGWGQHMICNKKYHFLVPCKDSYGAGDSKGKFNLIELNGHILHGIFHSNGFGHLLCINGYESGSELPGYKIMDFWDRLCTGLHARDVSVNDNSQKRGMDTRLLHGVAYGEPWFGQWGYRFGRGCYGVTQVVYQKAIETLRNMPFALLFHHYGSTICNHEISVILSRYQSISGYSLMTLGDLLHFMFELRYQVPKENHIASSYNPRVLVESACRWSQKRVEMATRVIVEALKKAEFKWVSRQEVRDAARAYIGDTGLLDFVLKSLGNHVVGNYLVHRSLNPVTKVLEYCLEDITNAFPNQEGDNSDMNKLTKVQLMKDMFYLYTHILVEHKPITMTMDVIPTIPLASRIILDTKYFIKVYNDEASKAGFTGDSKIYCTVALSNKNSTMIEVGPKTISPPCECFTLDNTTSFNDLRVLVEERFKEMYLGLKGIELGLEAKGSDLVLEKFSNQLGGRTLIFDASNHMERGKEVHEDTFEGSQNVIVHCLCGATDDDGERMVCCDVCEVWQHTRCVRIPNDQQVPNVFLCTRCEHEILLFPSIP; this is encoded by the exons ATGTCACATCTTGATTTGGGAGGTTGCAAGAAGAGGAAGAGAGGAGAAAGGGTTTTCAAGTTTAAATCATTTGGAGGACAAGGCTCTCCGGTGGAGTGGACTGGCTCCTTTTGGGAGAATGTGAAAGCCCTTTTGGAGTTTGGTCATTTGGAGAGGGATTTGTGTTGCGGTGGAATGTCGTGTTGGTCTTTCCAGCTCGAAGTCCACCGCCACCCTCCCTTGTCTGTGTTGCTTTTTGTGGTCGAGGAACCGGTTGAGGAGTCTCTTCATCGACACTGCAAATATTGTCGTTATGTAG GTTGGGGACAACATATGATTTGTAATAAGAAGTACCATTTCTTAGTGCCTTGCAAGGACTCATATGGAGCTGGAGATTCAAAGGGTAAGTTCAATCTTATAGAATTGAATGGCCATATCTTGCATGGGATTTTTCACTCTAATGGCTTCGGTCATTTGCTATGCATTAATGGGTACGAGTCTGGCTCCGAGCTTCCGGGATACAAGATTATGGACTTTTGGGATCGCCTATGCACAGGATTGCACGCAAG GGACGTGAGTGTAAATGACAATTCGCAGAAACGAGGCATGGATACAAGGTTACTCCATGGAGTAGCATATGGAGAACCATGGTTTGGTCAGTGGGGTTATCGATTTGGGCGTGGATGCTACGGAGTGACTCAAGTAGTTTACCAAAAGGCGATAGAAACCCTAAGAAACATGCCCTTTGCATTACTTTTCCACCATTATGGGAGCACAATATGTAACCATGAGATATCAGTCATATTGTCAAGGTATCAATCAATTTCAGGGTATTCTCTAATGACTCTAGGTGACCTATTACATTTCATGTTTGAGCTGAGATACCAAGTTCCAAAGGAAAACCATATTGCCAGCTCTTATAACCCTAGAGTTTTGGTGGAGAGTGCCTGTAGATGGTCCCAAAAGAGAGTAGAGATGGCCACTCGAGTGATTGTGGAAGCATTAAAAAAAGCCGAATTCAAGTGGGTATCGAGGCAAGAGGTTCGCGATGCTGCTCGTGCCTACATAGGTGACACGGGGCTTCTAGATTTTGTGCTCAAGTCTCTTGGGAATCATGTAGTTGGTAATTATCTTGTTCACCGTAGCTTGAATCCGGTGACCAAAGTTCTCGAGTATTGTTTAGAGGACATAACAAACGCATTTCCCAACCAAGAAGGCGATAATTCTGACATGAACAAGCTCACTAAAGTGCAACTTATGAAAGACATGTTTTATCTTTACACTCACATTCTTGTGGAGCACAAGCCAATTACAATGACTATGGATGTAATTCCAACCATCCCTTTGGCTTCAAGGATAATCCTCGACactaaatatttcatcaaaGTATACAACGACGAAGCATCGAAGGCGGGCTTTACGGGAgattcaaaaatatattgtacCGTCGCATTAAGTAACAAAAATTCCACGATGATTGAGGTGGGACCGAAAACAATTTCCCCACCGTGTGAGTGTTTCACATTGGACAACACCACCTCATTTAATGATCTAAGGGTCCTAGTTGAAGAAAGGTTCAAAGAGATGTATTTGGGACTAAAGGGTATTGAATTGGGATTGGAGGCTAAGGGATCCGACCTAGTTCTCGAGAAGTTTTCCAATCAATTGGGAGGAAGAACCCTTATCTTCGATGCTTCAAATCATATGGAGCGAGGAAAAGAGGTACACGAGGACACATTCGAAGGATCTCAAAACGTTATTGTTCATTGTCTTTGTGGAGCCACAGATGACGATGGAGAACGTATGGTGTGCTGCGATGTATGCGAGGTATGGCAACACACTAGGTGTGTTAGGATCCCGAATGATCAACAAGTCCCAAACGTATTCCTTTGTACTAGATGTGAGCACGAAATTCTGCTCTTCCCATCAATACCATAA